One part of the Campylobacter sp. RM16189 genome encodes these proteins:
- a CDS encoding NfeD family protein gives MISPFLVLALGVFLIVAELLIGSFFIMFFGLGFLIVGFFGFFIDMLWYHQILLAAIISVILLFTLKKPIKEKFYSSKNEVKDDFLNESGIGEVKEGKIYFKGTLWNYDGELKEGEKVQIIGTKGNKVILK, from the coding sequence ATGATATCTCCGTTTTTAGTCTTAGCTTTAGGTGTATTTTTGATAGTAGCCGAGCTACTTATAGGCTCATTTTTTATAATGTTTTTTGGCCTTGGGTTTTTGATAGTAGGATTTTTTGGATTTTTTATAGATATGCTCTGGTATCATCAAATTTTACTTGCAGCTATTATATCCGTCATCCTGCTTTTTACCCTAAAAAAGCCTATAAAAGAGAAATTTTATAGCTCAAAAAATGAGGTTAAGGATGATTTTTTAAACGAAAGTGGAATCGGCGAGGTAAAAGAGGGTAAGATTTACTTCAAAGGAACTCTTTGGAATTACGATGGAGAGCTAAAAGAAGGAGAAAAGGTTCAGATAATTGGCACAAAAGGAAATAAGGTTATATTGAAATAG